A window of the Procambarus clarkii isolate CNS0578487 chromosome 19, FALCON_Pclarkii_2.0, whole genome shotgun sequence genome harbors these coding sequences:
- the LOC123752225 gene encoding uncharacterized protein produces the protein MPRPQECPKLYLHASTPGVPQALLSCLDTKSAPSFTFMPRHQECPKLYFHAATPGVPQALLSCLDTRSAPSFTFMPRHQECPKLYLHATTPGVSQALLSCHDTRSAPSFTFMPRHQECPKLYLHATTPGVSQALLSCHDTRSAPSFTFMPRHQECPKLYLHATTPGVPKLYLHASTPGVSQALLSCLDTRSAPSFTFMPRHQECPKLYLHATTPGVPQALPSCHDTRSAPSFTFMPRHQECPKLYFHASTPGVPQALPSCHDTRSAPSFTFVPRHQECPKLYLHPSTPGVPQALPSCHDTRSAPSFTFMPRHQECPKLYLHASTPGVPQALPSCLDTRSAPSFTFMPRHQECPKLYLHASTPGVSQALCKVIVCQGLSTTQRQTENILVGGSPNSR, from the coding sequence ATGCCGCGACCTCAGGAGTGCCCCAAGCTTTACCTTCATGCCTCGACACCAGGAGTGCCCCAAGCTTTACTTTCATGCCTCGACACCAAGAGTGCCCCAAGCTTTACCTTCATGCCACGACACCAGGAGTGTCCCAAGCTTTACTTTCATGCCGCGACACCAGGAGTGCCCCAAGCTTTACTTTCATGCCTCGACACCAGGAGTGCCCCAAGCTTTACCTTCATGCCACGACACCAGGAGTGCCCCAAGCTTTACCTTCATGCCACGACACCAGGAGTGTCCCAAGCTTTACTTTCATGCCACGACACCAGGAGTGCCCCAAGCTTTACCTTCATGCCACGACACCAGGAGTGCCCCAAGCTTTACCTTCATGCCACGACACCAGGAGTGTCCCAAGCTTTACTTTCATGCCACGACACCAGGAGTGCCCCAAGCTTTACCTTCATGCCACGACACCAGGAGTGCCCCAAGCTTTACCTTCATGCCACGACACCAGGAGTGCCCAAGCTTTACCTTCATGCCTCGACACCAGGAGTGTCCCAAGCTTTACTTTCATGCCTCGACACCAGGAGTGCCCCAAGCTTTACCTTCATGCCACGACACCAGGAGTGCCCCAAGCTTTACCTTCATGCCACGACACCAGGAGTGCCCCAAGCTTTACCTTCATGCCACGACACCAGGAGTGCCCCTAGCTTTACCTTCATGCCACGACACCAGGAGTGCCCCAAGCTTTACTTTCATGCCTCGACACCAGGAGTGCCCCAAGCTTTACCTTCATGCCACGACACCAGGAGTGCCCCAAGCTTTACCTTCGTGCCACGACACCAGGAGTGCCCCAAGCTTTACCTTCATCCCTCGACACCAGGAGTGCCCCAAGCTTTACCTTCATGCCACGACACCAGGAGTGCCCCAAGCTTTACCTTCATGCCTCGACACCAGGAGTGCCCCAAGCTTTACCTTCATGCCTCGACACCAGGAGTGCCCCAAGCTTTACCTTCATGCCTCGACACCAGGAGTGCCCCAAGCTTTACCTTCATGCCTCGACACCAGGAGTGCCCCAAGCTTTACCTTCATGCCTCGACACCAGGAGTGTCCCAAGCTTTATGTAAAGTGATCGTTTGTCAAGGTTTATCAACTACACAACGACAAACAGAAAATATTTTGGTCGGCGGATCCCCTAACAGCAGATAA
- the LOC138366443 gene encoding uncharacterized protein, giving the protein MAWTPIIGPGASLTTSSTTQGTSTISTTRSISTQTPVSPRSQAAHAAATSTPAPNTSTITISADTLADVLSTHINSTTNAPEIVPTTNQRHLSLPQAARRKTKTPTMDVTDSSDEETLVEAPLMHHKYDTYTALHLLMDTTSPNSTI; this is encoded by the coding sequence ATGGCCTGGACTCCCATCATAGGCCCTGGTGCAAGTCTCACTACTTCCTCTACTACACAGGGCACTTCCACAATATCGACCACAAGGTCGATCTCAACTCAGACCCCAGTCTCACCAAGGTCCCAGGCTGCACACGCAGCAGCAACCTccactccagctcccaacacttctaccatcaccatctcagcagacacgctagcagacgtgctgtctacacatattaacagcaccaccaacgctcctgaaatagtTCCTACCACTAATCAACGACACCTGAGTCTACctcaggctgcgaggcgaaagacgaaAACACCAACTATGGATGTTACGGACTCTTCAGACGAGGAAACCTTAGTAGAAGCTCCACTGATgcaccacaaatacgacacctacacggcaCTACACCTCCTTATGGATACCACCTCACCAAACTCAACGATTTGA